From the genome of Hymenobacter sp. PAMC 26628, one region includes:
- the hpf gene encoding ribosome hibernation-promoting factor, HPF/YfiA family, with protein MKVQMNAVHFTADQKLLDFIQQRLNKLETFYDKVTGGEVILRVNNKDGAANKTVEIKLLVPGGTLFSEEDATSFEAATDAATENLRRQIVKHKEKTLQTH; from the coding sequence ATGAAAGTTCAGATGAATGCGGTGCATTTCACTGCCGACCAAAAGCTGCTCGATTTTATCCAGCAGCGGCTCAATAAGTTGGAAACATTTTACGATAAAGTGACCGGCGGAGAAGTCATTTTGCGGGTTAATAACAAGGACGGCGCGGCTAACAAAACCGTCGAAATAAAGCTGCTGGTGCCCGGCGGCACCCTATTTAGCGAGGAAGACGCCACTTCGTTTGAAGCGGCTACCGACGCTGCCACCGAAAACCTGCGCCGCCAAATTGTGAAGCACAAGGAAAAAACCTTGCAAACGCATTAG
- a CDS encoding polysaccharide biosynthesis tyrosine autokinase: MAVNENAELEALIRNAIDGGTEPPTAATVGAAADDEADGGLDLSTLALVARRSLLWLLLLLALGGSAAWLYLRYTKPVYKSTSLLKIDQRSEAGVVGLGGQLAAADPRASSKLAGEVQLIKSEIIYKELRDSLDLYVNYYVQGTVLESELYGISPFQIAYTIKDKDLYNQKISLAFTSPTRYSISYSGPGTALDGEYDLEKQVSLPGLDLKVTPTQYFGPASLIAKYHFTIQDQGTVNAYLEKNLAVDISSADANTIQISFTDFNPKKAQRIVNKVDTVYQRAKVLREQENTARTLRYLDQQLEVNYDNLERAENRYQGFVEKTKTYDVKSEVAALASRGEDLEEQRLKLNQNLVLLSEISRMVQQTHITRNEDETIEQSIPGLGDINDPILSQLLSQLNGMQWEQERIRRSYTGATEAVQQKNAQMDYTLSSILRQITQARKALLNKIALLDRQQNKLDAKQQGLPSRATEQARLQRPLALAEGTYTMLMGKKVDYNIQKAGTTADFQILFPASEPRVPISPVRLMVYAIGLAGGLFLGLGLIAVRYLLHNTITNTRELEHSTQAAVLGVIPTYDKEKMEVSRLVVNDNPKSAISEAIRSIRTNLDFISSAKKQRLISVTSTISGEGKTFVTVNLAGIIAMSGQRVIVLDLDMRKPKVNLAFGAENLKGVSTILIDRHSVAECIQRTSIDALQFISAGPTPPNPSELILSPRFDQMLKELYESYDVVMIDTPPVGLVTDGILIMRRADIPIYIVRADYSRKAFIKNMNRLMRTNNLTRMCTILNDAQSKGAYGYGYGYGYGYGSGTYGQGYYEDPTAPPTLAQKLGRLFK, from the coding sequence ATGGCCGTAAACGAAAATGCAGAGCTAGAAGCTCTCATCCGCAACGCTATCGACGGCGGCACGGAGCCGCCTACTGCTGCCACCGTGGGCGCGGCCGCTGACGACGAAGCTGATGGAGGCCTAGACTTATCTACGCTGGCACTGGTGGCGCGGCGCAGCTTGCTGTGGTTGCTGTTGCTGTTAGCTTTAGGAGGCTCAGCAGCTTGGCTGTACTTGCGTTATACAAAGCCAGTATATAAGTCTACTTCGCTGCTCAAAATAGACCAGCGAAGCGAAGCTGGCGTGGTGGGGCTAGGTGGCCAGCTTGCTGCTGCCGACCCCCGCGCCAGCAGCAAATTAGCAGGCGAGGTCCAACTCATCAAGTCGGAGATTATTTATAAGGAGTTGCGCGACTCTTTGGATTTGTACGTGAACTATTACGTGCAGGGCACGGTGCTCGAAAGTGAGCTGTACGGCATTTCACCATTCCAGATTGCATATACAATAAAAGATAAAGATCTTTATAACCAGAAGATTAGCTTAGCGTTTACCAGCCCTACTCGCTACAGCATTAGCTACAGTGGACCGGGTACAGCCTTAGATGGCGAATACGACCTTGAGAAACAGGTATCGCTGCCCGGCCTCGATTTAAAAGTAACGCCGACGCAGTATTTTGGACCTGCGTCCCTAATCGCGAAATACCATTTCACCATCCAAGACCAAGGTACGGTGAATGCTTATTTGGAAAAAAATCTGGCCGTTGATATTTCGAGCGCCGATGCTAATACCATCCAGATTTCCTTCACTGATTTTAATCCCAAAAAGGCGCAGCGCATTGTCAACAAAGTTGACACTGTATACCAACGGGCCAAAGTGTTGCGCGAGCAGGAGAACACCGCGCGCACGCTACGGTACCTCGACCAGCAACTTGAAGTCAATTATGATAACCTGGAACGTGCCGAGAATCGTTACCAAGGTTTCGTTGAAAAAACGAAAACGTACGACGTGAAGTCGGAAGTGGCGGCACTGGCTTCCAGAGGCGAGGACTTAGAGGAGCAACGACTAAAGCTAAACCAAAACCTTGTGTTGCTGAGTGAAATCTCCCGCATGGTGCAACAAACCCACATTACCCGAAACGAGGATGAAACGATAGAGCAAAGCATTCCAGGCCTGGGAGATATTAACGACCCTATTCTGAGCCAGCTATTGAGCCAACTCAACGGCATGCAGTGGGAACAGGAACGCATCAGGCGCTCTTATACTGGTGCCACCGAGGCCGTGCAGCAGAAAAACGCTCAGATGGACTATACCTTGAGCAGCATTTTACGGCAGATTACGCAGGCACGCAAGGCTTTACTCAATAAAATAGCGTTGCTCGACCGGCAGCAAAATAAGCTTGATGCCAAGCAACAAGGGCTGCCCAGCCGGGCCACCGAGCAAGCCCGCTTGCAACGTCCGCTCGCCTTGGCTGAGGGTACGTATACCATGCTGATGGGCAAAAAGGTGGATTATAATATTCAGAAAGCTGGCACTACTGCTGATTTCCAGATTTTGTTTCCTGCTTCGGAACCACGCGTACCCATTTCGCCAGTTCGGCTCATGGTATATGCCATTGGACTGGCTGGAGGCCTATTCTTAGGTCTAGGTTTGATAGCGGTGCGGTACTTGCTGCACAACACCATTACGAACACGCGCGAGCTGGAACACAGCACCCAGGCCGCCGTATTGGGCGTCATTCCCACCTACGATAAGGAGAAAATGGAAGTGTCGCGCTTAGTGGTAAACGACAACCCTAAGTCGGCCATTTCCGAAGCCATCCGCTCCATCCGCACCAACCTGGATTTCATCAGCTCTGCGAAAAAACAGCGGCTGATTTCGGTAACGTCCACCATATCGGGCGAGGGCAAAACATTTGTTACGGTCAACTTAGCCGGCATTATTGCTATGTCGGGGCAGCGCGTTATTGTGCTCGACCTTGACATGCGCAAGCCCAAAGTGAACCTGGCATTCGGGGCGGAGAACCTGAAGGGCGTGAGCACCATCCTGATTGACCGGCACTCGGTGGCAGAATGCATTCAGCGCACATCCATCGATGCGCTGCAATTTATTTCGGCAGGCCCCACCCCACCCAACCCATCCGAGCTAATCCTCAGCCCCCGGTTTGACCAGATGCTGAAGGAGTTGTACGAAAGTTATGACGTAGTGATGATTGATACCCCACCGGTGGGATTGGTAACCGATGGCATTCTGATTATGCGGCGGGCGGATATTCCAATTTATATCGTGCGGGCTGACTATTCGCGCAAGGCCTTCATCAAGAACATGAACCGCCTGATGCGCACCAATAACCTTACCCGCATGTGCACTATCCTCAATGACGCCCAGTCGAAAGGCGCCTACGGGTATGGGTACGGCTATGGGTATGGGTATGGTAGCGGCACGTACGGCCAAGGGTACTACGAAGACCCAACTGCGCCTCCTACGCTGGCGCAAAAGCTGGGCCGACTCTTCAAATAG
- a CDS encoding polysaccharide biosynthesis/export family protein — protein MFPSIFGRFGQILLSCLLTALLFSSCASTRYYNQRTMFRLTDERGRAIDTAKLRVAVNRTARNYLIQPNDYLEVRVNTNKGERILDPNGELQFGGTGGAPLSRTTGSGRSGSGGSFLVQADGTVTLPLVNRVRLSGLSLLQADSVLQISYGKYYIDPFVMTHVTNNRIILLGAQGGRVIPLENDNMNLLEVLALAGGVDGSGGGGSSLYRYGGRADNIRIIRGNLKYPQIEQIDLTTIAGMRRANLQVEPNDIIYIDPIRRPLLENLTDSAPILGFTTSIISLVITLTYLFVKQ, from the coding sequence ATGTTCCCTTCCATTTTTGGCCGCTTTGGGCAGATTCTTCTGAGCTGTTTGCTGACTGCGCTACTGTTTTCCTCGTGCGCTTCGACGCGCTACTACAACCAGCGCACCATGTTCCGCCTCACCGATGAGCGCGGTCGGGCCATAGATACCGCCAAGCTTCGGGTAGCGGTGAATCGGACGGCGCGCAATTACCTTATCCAGCCCAACGATTACCTCGAAGTACGCGTCAACACGAACAAGGGCGAGCGAATTCTAGACCCCAACGGCGAATTGCAATTTGGGGGAACGGGTGGGGCCCCGCTTTCCAGAACGACCGGTAGCGGCCGGTCGGGCTCGGGAGGCTCTTTTCTAGTCCAAGCCGATGGCACGGTCACATTGCCTTTGGTGAACCGAGTGCGGCTGAGTGGCCTCTCGCTGCTCCAGGCCGATAGCGTGCTCCAGATCAGCTACGGCAAATATTACATTGACCCTTTTGTGATGACGCATGTGACCAACAACCGCATCATTTTGCTAGGGGCCCAGGGTGGTCGGGTCATTCCCCTTGAGAACGATAACATGAACTTGCTTGAAGTGCTTGCTTTAGCCGGCGGTGTAGACGGTAGCGGTGGGGGTGGCAGTAGCTTATACAGGTACGGCGGGCGGGCCGATAACATTCGCATCATCAGGGGCAACTTAAAGTATCCCCAAATAGAACAGATAGATTTAACAACGATTGCTGGCATGCGGCGCGCCAATTTGCAGGTTGAGCCAAACGACATAATTTACATTGATCCCATTCGTCGCCCACTATTGGAGAACCTAACCGATTCGGCGCCTATTCTTGGTTTTACAACCAGCATCATATCGTTGGTCATTACGCTCACCTATTTATTTGTTAAACAATAA
- a CDS encoding acyl-CoA dehydrogenase family protein — protein sequence MEAVATENQALIAQMVRDFGAQYIQPHIMEWDESQEFPRDVFRRLGELGLMGVLVPTEYGGAGFGYPEYVTAIAELSRIDGSIGLSMAAHNSLCTGHILQHASAAQKQQYLPRLASGEWLGAWGLTEPNTGSDAGNMRTTATLDGDDYVLNGAKNFITHGKSGDVAVVIARTGEVGDSHGMTAFIVERGTPGFAAGRKENKLGMRASETTEMIFTDCRVPVTNVIGAVGEGFVQSLKVLDGGRISIAALSLGIAQGALDAAIQYSKERQQFNKPISQFQGIAFKLADMATEIEAARLLTYRAAEMKDAGLNVNRESAMAKLYASEVSVRVANEAVQIFGGYGYTKDYPVEKFYRDAKLCTIGEGTSEIQKLVIARTLLK from the coding sequence ATGGAAGCCGTAGCCACCGAAAACCAAGCCCTGATTGCGCAAATGGTGCGCGACTTTGGGGCCCAGTACATCCAGCCCCACATTATGGAGTGGGATGAAAGCCAGGAGTTTCCCCGCGACGTGTTTCGCCGATTAGGCGAACTGGGACTAATGGGTGTGCTAGTGCCCACCGAGTACGGCGGGGCAGGGTTTGGCTACCCCGAGTACGTAACGGCCATCGCCGAGCTATCGCGCATTGACGGCAGCATTGGGCTAAGCATGGCGGCACATAACTCTCTTTGTACGGGCCACATCTTGCAGCACGCATCGGCGGCGCAAAAGCAGCAGTACCTGCCCCGCTTGGCCTCGGGCGAGTGGCTGGGGGCCTGGGGCCTCACCGAGCCCAACACGGGCTCTGACGCCGGCAACATGCGCACCACGGCGACGCTTGACGGCGACGATTACGTGCTGAACGGCGCAAAAAACTTTATTACGCACGGTAAGTCCGGCGACGTAGCCGTCGTTATTGCCCGCACCGGCGAGGTTGGCGACTCACACGGCATGACGGCTTTCATCGTGGAGCGCGGTACGCCGGGTTTCGCTGCTGGCCGCAAGGAAAACAAGCTGGGCATGCGCGCCTCCGAAACCACGGAGATGATCTTCACTGACTGCCGCGTGCCCGTGACGAACGTCATCGGCGCAGTGGGGGAGGGGTTTGTGCAGTCGTTGAAAGTGCTCGACGGTGGGCGCATCAGCATCGCGGCCCTCAGCCTAGGCATTGCCCAAGGGGCCCTAGACGCAGCCATTCAGTACAGCAAGGAGCGCCAACAGTTCAATAAGCCCATCAGCCAGTTCCAGGGCATCGCCTTCAAGCTGGCTGATATGGCCACCGAAATCGAAGCCGCCCGCCTGCTCACCTACCGCGCGGCGGAGATGAAGGACGCCGGCCTGAACGTGAACCGCGAATCGGCCATGGCCAAGCTCTACGCCTCCGAGGTGAGCGTGCGCGTGGCCAACGAAGCAGTGCAGATTTTTGGCGGCTACGGCTACACCAAGGACTATCCGGTGGAGAAATTCTACCGCGACGCCAAGCTGTGCACCATCGGCGAGGGCACCAGCGAAATTCAGAAGCTGGTGATTGCACGCACGTTGCTGAAGTAA
- a CDS encoding tetratricopeptide repeat protein encodes MNEHYENHRAVLDTVRRFEQMQARQESVFFDLEDFELIIDHYVTNARFEEALQACEAALGQYPFSTELLIDRAQVTAMRGDYTEAERQIDHVATLDPTNADVAVTRGIISTQRGQFAEAVAFFQIGLEQEPERDDIHFNLGLAYQSWQKFKSAAKHYKQSLRLNPDNETGVQELLHCLEISGRLEEHAEFFQKFTDDDPYAAMAWYNLGQYWYRREDFTKAAEAFDYAIVISPDFYDAHHWLADAFVCQEEFRKAIAEFELSYAPGEPTDEALCNIGECYEKLREWDAARRFYRQALEVNPEMDEAWFGQGVLMQEQERWMEAIHFFRKATELYGDSGEYWAALGAAENQVGNVVSALEAYEKATEVAPEEAQGWVNWSAILYEQGHFGEAAALVQHAVELHPHEAHFHYMRCAYLLADGHLREAYQSLETALALNYDQHTLLFDYFPELRRQPALLRLIDQHRS; translated from the coding sequence ATGAACGAACATTATGAAAACCACCGGGCCGTGCTTGACACCGTCCGGCGCTTCGAGCAAATGCAGGCGCGCCAAGAGTCTGTCTTTTTTGACTTGGAAGACTTTGAATTAATCATTGATCACTACGTCACCAATGCCCGGTTTGAGGAGGCACTGCAGGCGTGCGAAGCCGCGCTCGGCCAGTATCCGTTTTCCACCGAGTTGCTCATCGACCGGGCGCAGGTCACAGCCATGCGCGGCGACTACACCGAAGCCGAACGCCAGATTGACCACGTGGCCACGCTGGACCCTACCAACGCCGACGTGGCCGTGACGCGGGGCATCATCAGCACCCAGCGCGGGCAGTTTGCTGAAGCTGTGGCGTTTTTCCAAATTGGATTGGAGCAGGAGCCTGAGCGCGACGACATTCACTTCAACCTGGGCCTCGCGTACCAGAGCTGGCAAAAATTCAAGAGCGCCGCCAAGCACTACAAGCAGAGCCTACGCCTGAACCCCGACAACGAAACCGGCGTGCAGGAGCTGCTGCACTGCCTGGAAATCAGCGGCCGCCTGGAGGAGCATGCGGAGTTTTTCCAGAAATTCACCGACGACGACCCCTATGCGGCCATGGCCTGGTACAACCTCGGCCAGTATTGGTACCGGCGCGAGGATTTCACGAAGGCCGCCGAGGCGTTTGACTACGCCATCGTCATCAGCCCCGATTTTTACGACGCCCACCACTGGCTGGCCGACGCGTTTGTGTGCCAGGAGGAATTCCGCAAGGCCATTGCCGAATTTGAGTTGAGCTACGCGCCCGGCGAGCCTACCGACGAGGCCCTGTGCAACATCGGCGAGTGCTACGAGAAGCTGCGCGAGTGGGACGCGGCCCGGCGCTTCTACCGCCAGGCCCTGGAGGTGAACCCCGAGATGGACGAAGCCTGGTTTGGCCAGGGCGTGCTGATGCAGGAGCAGGAACGTTGGATGGAAGCCATCCACTTCTTCCGCAAGGCCACCGAGCTGTACGGCGACAGCGGCGAGTACTGGGCGGCGCTGGGCGCGGCCGAAAACCAAGTGGGCAACGTCGTCAGTGCCCTGGAGGCCTACGAAAAAGCCACTGAAGTTGCCCCTGAGGAGGCCCAGGGCTGGGTGAACTGGAGCGCCATTCTCTACGAGCAAGGCCACTTTGGTGAGGCCGCGGCGCTAGTGCAACACGCCGTGGAGCTGCACCCCCACGAGGCCCATTTCCACTATATGCGCTGCGCTTACTTGCTGGCCGACGGCCACTTGCGCGAAGCGTACCAGTCGCTGGAAACGGCCCTGGCCCTGAACTACGACCAGCACACGCTGCTGTTCGACTACTTCCCTGAGCTGCGCCGCCAGCCGGCCCTGCTGCGCCTCATCGACCAGCACCGGTCGTAG
- a CDS encoding tyrosine-type recombinase/integrase — translation MEAFFDFLQFERRYSPHTVLSYRTDLGQFAAYLIAEGDAEGPSQATHHTIRGWVVALMQQDLDPRTVNRKVACLRSYYKFLLRTNAIAANPMLRIKAPKMAKKLPEFVPEAALNGMLNSFEFEDSFAGQRDQLVLEMLYGTGIRLSELLGMEAADVSLPGGTVRVTGKGNKQRLVPLNPTLLQVLARYQARRAHEFGALPGPLLLTDKGVPLYEKHVYRTVKHYLSTVTTSAAQQHPHALRHAFATHLLGKGADLNAIKELLGHASLAATQVYTHMSVDRLKSVFDQAHPRA, via the coding sequence ATGGAGGCGTTTTTTGATTTTTTGCAGTTCGAGCGGCGCTACAGCCCGCACACGGTGCTCTCGTACCGCACCGACTTGGGCCAGTTTGCCGCCTACCTGATTGCGGAGGGCGACGCGGAGGGCCCCAGCCAAGCCACGCACCACACCATCCGGGGCTGGGTGGTGGCGCTGATGCAGCAGGACTTGGACCCGCGCACCGTGAACCGCAAGGTGGCGTGCCTGCGCTCGTACTACAAGTTTCTACTGCGCACCAACGCCATTGCGGCCAACCCCATGCTGCGCATCAAGGCCCCCAAAATGGCCAAAAAGCTGCCCGAGTTCGTGCCCGAGGCGGCGCTGAATGGCATGCTGAACTCGTTTGAGTTCGAAGATTCGTTTGCCGGGCAGCGCGATCAGCTGGTGTTGGAGATGCTCTATGGCACGGGCATTCGCCTCTCGGAGCTACTGGGCATGGAGGCGGCCGACGTGAGCCTGCCCGGCGGCACGGTGCGCGTCACGGGCAAGGGCAACAAGCAGCGCCTCGTGCCGCTCAACCCCACGCTGCTGCAAGTGCTGGCCCGGTACCAGGCCCGCCGCGCCCACGAGTTTGGGGCCCTGCCGGGGCCCCTGCTGCTCACCGACAAGGGTGTACCGCTCTACGAAAAGCACGTGTACCGCACCGTGAAGCACTACCTGAGCACCGTCACCACGTCGGCGGCGCAGCAGCACCCGCACGCGCTGCGGCACGCTTTTGCTACCCACCTGCTGGGCAAGGGGGCCGACCTCAACGCCATCAAGGAGTTACTGGGCCACGCCAGCTTGGCGGCCACTCAGGTGTACACCCACATGTCCGTCGACCGCCTGAAATCCGTATTTGATCAGGCCCACCCGCGGGCTTAA
- a CDS encoding NAD-dependent epimerase/dehydratase family protein, which produces MIFVTGGTGLIGSFLLRALRARGLAVRALHRGPVPTGAAPGVEWLAGDLLDTDLLRAALTPDVTHVFHCAGLVSYAPQDIELLQSVNVDGTAGMVDACLERPGIRLAHVSSVAALGTPTAPGPQVVTEAATWDLGAAHPVYATSKYLGELEVWRGAAEGLSAVVVNPSVVLGPGDWHRSSTRLLRYAHEQHHFYTRGLVNFVDVRDVVAQLLALALDLPAVRDQRFILSAGALPLAEFFGQAAAAMGRRPPTVAVPDWAAEGIWRLEHARALLTGARPLITRDTARAGRRPVTYASARVQQATGLPFKPLNETIAWCAANLVIAPAAT; this is translated from the coding sequence ATGATTTTTGTCACGGGTGGCACCGGGCTTATCGGCTCTTTTCTGCTACGGGCTTTGCGAGCGCGGGGCTTGGCGGTGCGCGCCCTGCACCGGGGCCCGGTGCCCACCGGAGCAGCACCGGGCGTGGAGTGGCTGGCCGGCGACTTGCTCGATACTGACCTGCTGCGGGCAGCGCTCACGCCCGACGTCACGCACGTGTTCCACTGCGCCGGGCTGGTGTCGTATGCGCCACAGGACATAGAACTGCTTCAGTCCGTGAACGTGGACGGCACGGCGGGCATGGTGGACGCGTGCCTGGAAAGGCCAGGCATTCGGCTGGCGCACGTGTCGTCGGTGGCGGCGCTGGGCACGCCCACGGCCCCGGGGCCCCAGGTAGTGACGGAAGCCGCCACCTGGGACCTGGGGGCCGCCCACCCCGTCTACGCTACCAGCAAGTACCTGGGCGAGCTGGAGGTGTGGCGCGGCGCAGCCGAGGGCTTATCTGCCGTCGTCGTAAACCCGTCGGTGGTGCTGGGGCCCGGCGACTGGCATCGCAGCAGCACCCGCTTGCTGCGCTACGCCCACGAGCAGCACCACTTTTATACCCGCGGCCTGGTCAATTTCGTGGACGTGCGCGACGTGGTGGCCCAATTGCTGGCGCTGGCGCTGGACCTGCCGGCCGTGCGCGACCAACGCTTCATTCTGAGCGCTGGGGCCCTGCCGCTGGCCGAGTTCTTTGGGCAGGCGGCGGCGGCGATGGGCCGCCGCCCGCCCACGGTGGCCGTGCCCGACTGGGCGGCCGAAGGCATTTGGCGGCTCGAACACGCGCGGGCCCTGCTAACGGGGGCGCGGCCACTCATCACCCGCGACACGGCCCGTGCCGGCCGCCGCCCCGTTACCTACGCCAGTGCGCGGGTGCAGCAAGCCACCGGCCTTCCCTTCAAACCTTTAAACGAAACCATTGCTTGGTGCGCTGCAAATTTGGTAATTGCCCCGGCGGCAACTTAG
- the rpsU gene encoding 30S ribosomal protein S21, protein MIIIQIKDNESVDRALKRFKKKFERTGVLKELRRRTFFQKPSVTDRKLKQKAVYKLATYGTPNE, encoded by the coding sequence ATGATCATCATCCAAATCAAAGACAACGAGTCGGTTGACCGCGCCCTGAAACGCTTTAAAAAGAAATTCGAGCGCACCGGTGTGCTGAAAGAACTGCGTCGCCGCACGTTCTTCCAGAAGCCGAGCGTGACGGACCGTAAGCTGAAGCAGAAGGCCGTGTACAAGCTGGCTACCTACGGCACGCCCAACGAGTAG
- a CDS encoding tyrosine-protein phosphatase → MATFWQRLFGPVAAPVAAGLAPAGALAALGADMHSHLLPGLDDGAATLEDSLALLRELRRLGFKRLVMTPHIMGDFYKNTPEGIREALALLRKAATAEGLDDVVLECAAEYYLDEFLGRKLADGTEMLTFGGGRRYLLFETSYLNEPLNLYETIFELKSQGYQPVLAHPERYTYLYGRLADIEKLRRDYGVLLQINLNSLAGYYSPTAQKIAERLIDAQLVDFVGTDTHHLRHTSTLGRKVASSPYFQRLLELPLLNKTL, encoded by the coding sequence ATGGCTACTTTTTGGCAACGGCTTTTCGGCCCGGTCGCCGCTCCCGTCGCTGCGGGCCTCGCTCCGGCTGGGGCCCTGGCGGCGCTGGGCGCCGACATGCATTCGCACTTGTTGCCGGGCCTTGACGATGGCGCGGCAACGCTGGAAGACTCGCTGGCCCTGTTGCGCGAGCTGCGCCGGTTGGGGTTTAAGCGGCTGGTGATGACGCCTCACATCATGGGCGATTTCTACAAAAATACACCCGAAGGTATTCGGGAGGCCTTGGCACTGCTGCGCAAGGCCGCCACCGCCGAGGGCTTGGACGATGTGGTGCTGGAGTGCGCGGCCGAATATTACCTCGACGAGTTTTTGGGCCGCAAGCTGGCGGATGGCACCGAGATGCTCACCTTCGGGGGGGGCCGGCGCTACTTGCTGTTCGAGACGTCGTACCTAAATGAGCCGCTTAATCTGTACGAAACCATCTTCGAACTGAAATCGCAGGGCTACCAGCCGGTGCTGGCCCATCCCGAGCGCTACACCTACCTCTACGGGCGGCTGGCCGACATTGAGAAGCTGCGCCGCGACTACGGCGTGCTGCTGCAAATCAACTTGAATTCGCTGGCAGGCTACTACTCGCCCACCGCGCAAAAGATTGCCGAGCGGCTGATTGACGCGCAACTCGTAGACTTTGTGGGCACCGACACGCATCACTTGCGCCACACTTCCACGCTAGGCCGCAAGGTGGCATCGTCCCCCTACTTCCAGCGGCTTTTGGAATTGCCGCTGCTTAATAAAACGCTCTGA
- the metK gene encoding methionine adenosyltransferase, translating to MPYLFTSESVSEGHPDKVADQISDAILDEYLRQDPAAKVACETLVTTDFALVAGEIKSTARVDAEPIIRATIRRIGYDKPEYLFNADTCEVMNRLHEQSPDINQGVVRATAEDQGAGDQGMMFGYATRESDNYMPLALDLSHRLLQELAAIRREARDMPYLRPDAKSQVTIRYADNGTPEAIDTIVVSTQHDEFDADEATMLDKIKADVQSILVPRVLAGLGSDVQKLFTNQITYHINPTGKFVIGGPHGDSGLTGRKIIVDTYGGKGAHGGGAFSGKDSSKVDRSAAYATRHIAKNLVAAGVADHALVQVAYAIGVAEPVGVFVDTYGSTKALGPNGQPLSNGAIAGKVKELFDLRPYAIVQRLGLQNPVFGETAAYGHMGRTPGTKQVTMPSGEVKTFETFTWEKLDYVPKIKEAFGL from the coding sequence ATGCCCTACCTGTTCACCTCCGAATCGGTTTCGGAAGGCCATCCCGATAAAGTTGCAGACCAGATTTCCGACGCCATCCTGGACGAATACCTGCGGCAGGACCCGGCTGCCAAAGTGGCCTGCGAAACCCTAGTGACCACCGATTTTGCGCTGGTAGCCGGCGAGATTAAATCGACGGCCCGCGTGGACGCCGAGCCCATCATCCGGGCCACCATCCGCCGCATTGGCTATGACAAGCCCGAATACCTCTTCAACGCCGACACCTGCGAGGTAATGAACCGCCTGCACGAGCAGTCGCCCGACATTAACCAAGGCGTGGTGCGCGCCACGGCCGAAGACCAAGGCGCCGGCGACCAAGGCATGATGTTCGGCTACGCTACCCGCGAGAGCGACAACTACATGCCCCTGGCCCTCGACCTGTCGCACCGGCTGCTGCAAGAGTTAGCCGCTATCCGGCGCGAGGCCCGCGACATGCCCTACCTGCGCCCCGACGCCAAAAGCCAGGTCACGATTCGCTACGCCGATAACGGAACCCCGGAGGCCATCGACACCATCGTGGTGAGCACTCAGCACGACGAGTTCGACGCCGACGAGGCCACCATGCTGGATAAAATCAAGGCCGACGTGCAATCCATCCTCGTGCCGCGCGTGCTGGCCGGCTTGGGCTCCGACGTGCAGAAGCTCTTCACTAACCAGATTACCTACCACATCAACCCCACGGGCAAGTTCGTCATTGGGGGCCCCCACGGCGACTCTGGCCTCACCGGCCGCAAAATCATCGTGGATACCTACGGCGGCAAAGGGGCCCACGGCGGCGGTGCCTTCTCGGGCAAAGACTCCAGCAAAGTGGACCGCTCGGCGGCCTACGCCACCCGCCACATTGCCAAAAACCTGGTGGCCGCCGGCGTGGCCGACCACGCCCTGGTGCAGGTGGCCTACGCCATTGGCGTAGCCGAGCCAGTAGGCGTGTTTGTGGATACATATGGCAGCACCAAGGCCCTGGGCCCCAACGGCCAGCCGCTGTCCAACGGCGCCATTGCCGGCAAGGTGAAGGAGCTGTTCGACCTGCGCCCCTACGCCATTGTGCAACGCTTGGGCCTGCAAAATCCCGTTTTTGGCGAAACTGCGGCGTACGGCCACATGGGCCGCACGCCCGGCACCAAGCAGGTCACCATGCCCAGCGGCGAGGTGAAAACCTTCGAAACCTTTACCTGGGAAAAGCTCGATTACGTGCCCAAAATCAAGGAAGCTTTCGGCCTATAG